The Funiculus sociatus GB2-C1 DNA window ACAAATAATTTGGGAATGAACTTTGAACAATCCCTAGGTAACACTTCTCAGTTGATGAAACCAGAAATATTATGGCAAGAAGCAGCGGAAAAATTTAATAATACAGCCAAAGATTTGAGCAGTTTATCTGTTGCCAAACTAAACGAACAAAAAAATAATGATGCAGCGGTTACTACACTTCTGTTAGAAGCAGAAGCTCTTTTTAAAAATAAATTTTATGCTTTAGCTATTGAGAAAGCAGAACAAGCGATCGCTCTGGAATCTAAGCAATTTTATCCCTACCATCTCCAAGCAGAAATCTACGCGAATTTAGGTAAATATGATAAAGCAATTCACTATTGCCAGATGGCTCTTAAAGTAAATCCTCTAGCAGACGAGCCACTATACCTGCTAGCTCATATTGCAGATGAAAGAGGAGATATTAATGCAGCGAAATCTTTCTTAAAGAAAATTATTTACTTGGTTCCTTACTGTATCTACGCTTATTTAGAATTAGGCTATATTTATGATAAAGAAGGAGAGGGAATTAAAGCTACAAAAATGCGAACAGTTGCTTTAGAAATATTACAAAAATTACCTTTCAAAGCTACCTTAGAAAAACTAGATAACCTGACCGTTGAGGAACTTATAGCAAAAATTAATAAAATGTTACCAAGGCAGCTATAAATTATATGGAATCCAAACAATATATTATCTTCAGGTTAAATGCTGCCCTTTATGGAGTAGAAGCACTTTCAGTACAAGAAATATTTTTTCTTCCTGAGTTAACGCCAATAGTGGAAGCACCGCCTGCTATAGTCGGCGCGCTGAATCTTCGAGGCGAAATTTTGCCAATAATGGATCTCCAGCTTCGGTTTGGTTATGAGTTGGAAGAATACCGCCTCACCGATAGCATCATCGTACTGCAATGCCAGAGGTTTCGGTTTGGCATCATCGTCAATCAAGTTCTGGAAGTGCAGACTATCTCCATAAATAAAATTACAGCAGAACTATCTTATGGGCAAGAAGGCACCAATTCCTCTCATTTTGTTGCTGGTTTCGCCACAGTAGGGACAAATATTGTAAGATTGCTAAATCCTGAAAATCTAATTCAATTCTTCGATAGAGTTGAAGCTTTTACTTTAGAGGAAACGGTAGAAGGTAAAAGTAAAGAACTATATACTTCTCGTAATTCTTTTAAAGAAAATCGGGTCTTTTGCCCTAATGCCACCCCTGAAGAAAGAGCAATATTTCAGGAACGGGTAGCAAGTTTGATGCGACAACCTGAAATTCCAAATGTTATCGGAAGTCGCCCGATTGCAGTTATTGGTTTAAATAACGAGTATTTTGGACTAGACTTAGCTGCGGTGCGGGAGTTTACTGATATTCGTCACTTACAGCCGATTCCCTGCTGCCCAGCTCATATTCTAGGTAATATGAACTTGCGTGGTGAAATATTAACATTAATTGATATTCGTATGGTCTTGAATTTACCAATTGCTAATGTAGTTACTGCATCTAAAGCGATGGTTGTTTACCTCGACGATTTAGTGGTTGGTGTCATGATTGATGCTGTATTTGACGTAATATACCTAAACCCGTCCCAGATGATGCCAGTACCTGTTGCCGCCCATTCTATGAATGATGAATATCTCCAGGGAACAGCTCTTTACGGGGAAACAATGATGTGTATTTTAGATTTACCTAAAATCTTATTACAAGGCGGACTGATGGTTGATGAACAAGCGTAATTATTTATTGTTTACAGCTAATATTTACTAGCTGCTTGCTTAGAGAGAAATGCTCCAATGGCATTACTAAAACTAAAGTAGACATCCAGAATATAAGTTAACCCCCTAAATTTAAAATTCACCGTTTAGTTCAGCATTAACCAGGGTAAATACAATGTTTAAAAACTTAAGTTTACAGTCTAGATTGGTCGGCTCATTCCTATTAATGGGTTTGATTGTATTAGTAATTGGGATAGCGGGTTGGATCGGAAACTCCAGCTTAAGCAACCATATTAATACTCTTAATAGTAATACCCTGCCAAGTGTTGTTGGATTGTGGAAAATTAACGAAGGGCAAACTCAAGTCCAGTCATCAGAGAGAGCTTTACTCAATACACTTCTGAGCCAACAAAATCGGCAAGTTGAATTAACCAGAATCAAGCAGGCTTGGGAGCAGATTGAGGAGGGTTTTAAACAATACGAGTCAGCTCCACTGACTGAGGAGGAAAAAAATCTATATAAACAATTCCTTATAGACTGGGACAGGTGGAAGCAAGACCAAGAAAAATTTCTGCGACTTTATCAAAAATTTGAGGATATAGGTATCCCTAATCCTAGAGAAGTGCAGGTTGAACTTCTCAACCAAAATAACGGAAATCTCCCTCAAATTACAGCAGCAAAAGTTGCTGTAAATCTTTTAAATGAGCTGAGCAAACTATCAGCAAATGAAGAGAGGACATCTTTTGACAAAGCCACAGAATCGATTATATCAGTTATGAATTACAGCGAACAATTTGGGGCAGCAGCCAAAAAAGCAGCTGACACAGATGTAGCTCAAACCACATTTTGGATCATCCTGGGTATGATTCTCGGCCCCCTCAGTGCCATTATCTTTGGCATTTTCTTCAGCATCACGATCGCCAAGCCGCTTAGTTCCAAAATAAGCGGAATCGTCAGCACTATTGTCTCTTCTTCATCAGAAATAGCTGCCACGGCAGAGCAGCAGGAACGCACGGCTGCTCAACAGGCGGCGGCAGTTAGCCAAACAACTACCACAATGGATGAACTCGGTGCTTCCTCAAGGGCTACAGCAGAGCAAGCTGAGTCAGCAGCAACGGGAGCACGACAGGCTATGGCTCTCACAGAGTCGGGGAGCCAAGCGGTAAACAGAACCCTCGAAGAGATGGCAATGCTCAAAGAGAGAGTGGGAGCGATCGCTTCTCAGATTTTGCGTCTTTCGGATCAAACAAATCAGATTGGCAATATCTCTAGTCTGGTGAGTGATGTAGCCAACCAAACTAATATGCTGGCACTAAATGCAGCAGTAGAAGCTGTGCGGGCGGGCGATCATGGCAAAGGATTTGCTGTTGTTGCGGCAGAAATTCGCAAACTAGCAGATCAAAGTAAGACATCAGCTCAAAAGATTAGCACTCTGGTTGCCGATATCCAAAATTCCATTAATTTAACCGTGATGGTTACAGATGAAGGAACGAAAACTGTGCAG harbors:
- a CDS encoding chemotaxis protein CheW is translated as MESKQYIIFRLNAALYGVEALSVQEIFFLPELTPIVEAPPAIVGALNLRGEILPIMDLQLRFGYELEEYRLTDSIIVLQCQRFRFGIIVNQVLEVQTISINKITAELSYGQEGTNSSHFVAGFATVGTNIVRLLNPENLIQFFDRVEAFTLEETVEGKSKELYTSRNSFKENRVFCPNATPEERAIFQERVASLMRQPEIPNVIGSRPIAVIGLNNEYFGLDLAAVREFTDIRHLQPIPCCPAHILGNMNLRGEILTLIDIRMVLNLPIANVVTASKAMVVYLDDLVVGVMIDAVFDVIYLNPSQMMPVPVAAHSMNDEYLQGTALYGETMMCILDLPKILLQGGLMVDEQA
- a CDS encoding HAMP domain-containing methyl-accepting chemotaxis protein — its product is MFKNLSLQSRLVGSFLLMGLIVLVIGIAGWIGNSSLSNHINTLNSNTLPSVVGLWKINEGQTQVQSSERALLNTLLSQQNRQVELTRIKQAWEQIEEGFKQYESAPLTEEEKNLYKQFLIDWDRWKQDQEKFLRLYQKFEDIGIPNPREVQVELLNQNNGNLPQITAAKVAVNLLNELSKLSANEERTSFDKATESIISVMNYSEQFGAAAKKAADTDVAQTTFWIILGMILGPLSAIIFGIFFSITIAKPLSSKISGIVSTIVSSSSEIAATAEQQERTAAQQAAAVSQTTTTMDELGASSRATAEQAESAATGARQAMALTESGSQAVNRTLEEMAMLKERVGAIASQILRLSDQTNQIGNISSLVSDVANQTNMLALNAAVEAVRAGDHGKGFAVVAAEIRKLADQSKTSAQKISTLVADIQNSINLTVMVTDEGTKTVQEGAKTAQGTADAFAGVADSIHNIAVNSQQISLSAKQQAIAIQQVVQAMNALNVAATETASGISQTKVGIQRLNEAALNLKVVV